taataattaaagataTATTTGTCTCTTTATAGAAAAATTTGGTTCttcttcttaaatattataagaaaatttggtcctttttaataattttaatattaaaggtcctttttaataattaaatcttcctAGTGGTCCTTTACAATAATTTTTCCTATTATTTATGCAATCCAAACATACACATGCTATTTCCAAATCACCTAAACAAGGACTAGGTTTTGTTCAACTaggttattttattataaaaagagtaataataattatttggTCGATCATTGAGTCATGCATGCGGACGTTAAAAGTTTTTctactttttgtttttaaaaaacactaaaaaaaaatattgagtaCTATcaaaaacatgaataaaattTGACAGTATATTGTTTACCGTTAGATTTTGCATCGAAATTTATTCAATAGAATGAACCTTGCTAGGAATAAATTATCATCGAATTTTATGTATCCGGCAGTAATTTACGTCAGAATATGGCTatcaaaaaaatgaaatataTTGTAACTTACCGTCAGAAATTTTTCGATGATAACATTAGCGCCAGAGCATACGATTTCTCCCCCCTAATCCAATGGTAAAATACCGAtggaaatatttttttctaattctttTTGGAAAATTAGCTGGGTTGTTTTCgatagtagatttttttttaaataatttgtttCCATCCATTTATAATGTACCTTGATCATTAATAATTGAAACAATGCTTTAAACCTGATGTGAAATatcaaaatatacaaattaaaagcACGAAATGATGGTAATTGAAATATCTAAAATAATGctaattatattatattcttCTAAAAGTTTGGTAAAGAAATATATAAGATAGAACTATATTTACATTAAACCTATTCaaattcatcatcttctttctctggttcaccatcttcttcttccgGGGTAGTTTCCTGATCATCAAACTCGCCTTCCTCTTCTTCGTCGCCATCGATcccgtcttcttcttgaagatcatCGTCCTCTAGTGGTAGTGCGTCGTCATCTATTCCAAAGTCAATAATGTCATCATTCATAAAAGTTGACCTAAGAGTGATCGGATCACCGGTATCAACCACCATTTTCGAAGGAGTTGGGTCATCAATCTGATAAGGTTCCTGACCCTCTATCCCATCAGACTCGATGCAGCCTCTTGGCTTAGTCTTAAAAGGCTCGTAGTGTCTATATTTCCTGGTTACATTAACTTCAGCGATATCATAGTCCTTGTGCTTTCGTATTTCTTGTCATGAACTTGGATCATATGATTCACATTTAAACACGCACACCTTGTATGTAATGTGACAGAAATACTCTAATTGAATTATATTGTACAACACACCAAACCAATCAGAATGACCACCGCCTGAATCCTTACGAACCTAAATTCTGATATTATCTGTTTTCTTTTCAATCGACTACTATAAAGAATGGAACAGATATCCATTCATATTGTATATCGGGTAGCTTGTGCCTTTATTCATTGGGCCCCGACTAAGTGCAACTAGCTCCCATCTGTTGTGTCAGTTAGATGCACGCTGACGTATTCTCTGAACAATTGTGAAAAGTTATTCAATGAGATATCAAGTTTGTCTCTTGGAATAACCTATATGATAGAATAGAACAAAGAAGTTTTGATTAGATTAAGAAGTTAGTATCTtactaattataatatttaCAAAGACTTAAAAAACTCACATGATGTAGGGCAAAATCTGGTCACAATTAAACAACACATGCGAATGTGCTGCATCGATTTCCTTCTTCTCTAACCAGTAGTCACTGCCCACACCCATTATAGCTCCTTCCAGAGTAAAGATTGGATATGTTGTTCCACTTGACGAGAATTCTCCTCTCTCATCATTCTTTCCAACCCTTAGCTTATTCCATGTGACTCAACATGAGGCTAGAAATAGAATGAGCAAAATGCGGATATTTTTTTAGCTAAGAATGCTTCACAAATGCTGCCTTCAATCCGAGCTATATTCTTTATGGTGTGCTTGAATGAACCAGTCATCCTCTTAAACGGGTACATCCACCTAAATTAGACTGGTGCACATAGTCTTGCTTCGTACGATAGGTGAATTGCTAAGCGTTCCACAATGTCAAAAAAAGGATGGAGTGAATATCCTCTCTAGCTTACAAAGTATGATGGAAACGTTCTTGTCCATGACTGTGAGATCATTAATGCTAAGTTTTGTAGCACATTACTCTCTAAAGAACTCACTTATTTCTGTGAGAGGTTTCTAGATGTTGGTTAGAAGTTTTCTGAATGCAACAGGAAGCAAAGACTCCATGAAGATATGACAATTATTACTCTTCAACCCAGCAAGCCTACCTTGTGAGACGTTTGCATACCTACTCAAATTAGAGGAATAACCATCAAGAAACCTCATTCCTACAACTCACTTACAAATATTTTGTCTCTAGTCCTTCGTTAGAGCAAGCACCACCTTTGGTTTAACCCACCTCTCATTCTCAAGTCTCTTAAGTTCAGATCTGGCCGTTTGTAAATGTCCACCTAGTCTAACCTAGCCTTATCGTTATCTTTTGTTCGCTCATCGTCCATTACTGTGTGTATGATATTATcaaacatatttttttcaatgtgCATTACATTAAAACAATGTCAAACCAAGTTGTCTTTCCAATAAGGCAACTCCCAAAATGTATTCTGTTTGATCCAATTATGCTCCCTGCCATATCTTAAAGGTCTCAAACCTGCCCCGTTAACCCAACCTCATGAGTGCCTCTTCTTGTTCAGTTTTATTCTTTTTGAACGAATCCTTGTTGCGCCGAAAAGGATGATCGATGTCGAGGAATCTTTGATGGCAATCAAACCACGAATTCTTACCACGATTCCTCAACCAAAATTTCTTTGTATCCTCCATACAAATAGGACATGCCATTCTACCCTTAGTCAACCAACCTGACAACATCCCGTATGTAGAAAAGTCATTAATGGTTCACATCATCACATCATGCAATTAGAAGTTTGTCTTTGTCAAAATATTATACGTTTCTATACCATGGATCCACAACTCCATTAACTCATCCATTAAGGGGCTGCAAGAAGACATCTATTTTGACTTTTAAATTGCTAGAACCAAGTATGATACAAGTTAGGAACATGTATGGTCCTTCATGCACATTTCAGGACTCAGGTTATAAGGTGTCACCAGTACAGGCCAATAAGAATACGCATTATTGAAATTGGAATTTGATGCAAACTCGTCAGAGCACAAAGCTAGTCTAACATTTCTAGGCTTGATCACAAATATAGAATAGACCCGATCAAACTACTTACAAGCATCTCCGTGTGACTGGTGCGACATGATTCCATCATCTCTCTTATTATTACTATGTCAGGTCATGTGAGGGGCCGAACTCATCGATGCATACAATCGCTTCAGCCTAAGGATTAAGGATAAATAGTGCATCTGTTTCATTGGAACTCTCTTTAACCGCCGTTTACCAATTTATTCTCTCTCAACTTGAAACCTTGGTGATCCACAAATCTACATTCAGTTAGGTCTGCATCCCTCTTGTAATACAGTATACAACCATTCAAACAACAATCAATTTTTACCGAATTTAGACCCAATTTTGAAACTAACTTCTTCGCTTCATAGTGGCTCCAGAGGATGCTAGTGGTCCCGACAGATAGGGTTGAAAGTGAGCTGAGTTGGGTCGAGCTAGACAAAGTTCAAGCTTGGCTCACGAAAATTAAGCATGGCTCATGACTCGCCTCATTAACAATCGAGCCTATTTCTTAAACTCAAACTCAGCTCAGCGACAGCTCACGAGCTGGCTCAAATAATAGGAACataatctataattctatatcaataaattataacttatatatatattaaaaatattaaaaaatataaatattatatattgtctatctatcaattataaattttttttatgtccAACATCaaaacttatatatataaaatgactataaaattttaaataattaagaacattaatatataaatacacCTCTCTTATTCTGCTCACAAGCTAATGAGCTAAGCTTATCCAAGCTCAAGCtctatttaatttatgagctcaATCCTAGGCTCAAGTTTGGCTCACCAGCTCACGAATTCAGCTTATCGAACTATTAACGAGTTAAGCTCAAGCTGCCTTGACTCACTTTCAGTCCTACCGATAGATACCAGTTCGTTGCAAAGGGTAGTCCACTTATTAAAATACTTTTGGGTATGATTTAATGCTAACTTAATACTTATTATTCTAACACATGCAGACAATGCAACTTCAAATGAATGCACCCCTCGAACAAAGGCTTCGCGGCAGATTTTAACAGATGATAAAATCACTTTACCTCCGGGTTAGGCTCTTGTTTAGCCTCTTCCATTTCCGTAACACTTATTGCATCAAATACTATCTGGTTGTATCTCTCTTGGTTACCCTTCCAATTCATTTCTTTCATGTTTAGTTCTCTCACCACCCAAATCCTTGTTGTTCGACCATCGGACCTATTCGAATTCGAGGCAGACCGGTTAATTCCTTACTCATCCACTTCTCTGTCCCACATCCAATACCCATCCTTGAACCTATTACGGTAGAGGTGAAACATTATATCTAATGGTCCTAATCACTTAGTCAGCCAACACTTATAGCACGGATACCTAGATACACCTTCAGACCTAAACGGTTCTAGACTGAAAATATGTGCAACAAATGCGTCACCCCCTTAAAGAATTCAGTTTTTATCCCCCATCCACCGTTATCCCTACCATATATTCATAGATGATGACTTGGAATCATATTGTAACACACACCCTAGAATTCAATCAACAACACAACTTATTAAAACTTTTAGAAAATTTGGCAGAGTGTACCCTAATTAAAATATCTTGCCaaatacaattattattttttcacaAACCAACAATGTTTTAAACAATTTGAATGATAATTGAGCAGAACTTCTCCTTAATTCAGATACATCcattaaataaatataacagTTTTTACAGAGAAAATAGCTGCAGACATAAATTATAACATACACGcattcaataaaatatcaaatctTAACCGTTCTAGTGCGCAACCCCTTATAACTCCACAATTTTCTAGCAAACAAGGGTTCCAAGATGGCGCCACTATGCGACTTTCTCCCACTTCTGTCCTAAAATTCTATCCTAGAAAAAGTAAGCCCaacataaaatttaaacaaGTCATTATATTCAGAGATAGAAAACTAATATGGAATATTACTGCACAaactacaaaaaaaaacaaactccAACTGATCTCAGAGAAAATAGCACTGTCCTATTAGGACAACGTATTAAATACACAAGCTGAAActaattaaaaaactaatttgaaagaataaataaaaatcattaCTTCAATTAATTAAAACCTAATTCTAATTTCACTAAACTAACAACAGTCATCACAAAAATAAGCGACAAAAGATTAATGCAATTGAAAGAAACTCATTCACTAAACGCAACTAAAATCTTCCAATAGCTCAAGCACTCTTAATCTCACTGTACTTAACTTACCCtaacattatttaatttttacttaTATTAAATTAACAAAACTTCTAAGCACATACTTTATTAAACAAATTTAACTACTGATTTAACAAAAACCTAACAAAATGCTAAACTCACAAAATAatctgaaaaaataaaataaccataCCAACAATAAATCTAATGATAGTAGCTAAAGGGTTTCTTTAACATGGTGGTTATGGATGCAGCAGTGACGGCAATGTGAACAACAATCGCGGAGGATGCAGTGGGGATAGTAATAGTAGCATCTACGATGACATGCAGCGGTAGCGACAGCAAGTGCTCTAGGCGGTAGCTACGATGATGACATGATCCTGGAGGTTGCAACATAGACAACTTCAACggagagggagagagaagacgaggagagagagagagagaaagagagagagtgagagagagatGGCGCTCAAAGAAGTGAGGAGGAAGGATTTCGCATTTGAATTTTATCCTAATTTCATCGTCGGATCTGCCGGTAAATTACCAAAACGACGCATTTCACCAAACCGTAATACCGGCAGAATATACCAATGATAAAATTGGCGCGGATGAGTTACATTTTTGCACCATTAATTATCGTCGGATTTAGCGATAGAAAAACTATCTCGACGGTAATCTTTTCTGGCGACGAATTTCTCCTCTTGTCCGTCAGAAATCCGCCGGTAAAAGTCGATGATAAATCCGACGGTTCTCAACTCTTTTCTTGTAGtgagaatttaattttatttctgttatgaagattatctaaaattaaTGTAGTTGGATATGAACGTGAAGTCTAGACTTCTTTTAGTGAGAATTCTAGCATTTTTTCCAGCAAGATAAAACTATATGAGGTCTTTGAGTAAGAATGTAGATGATACATGCAAAAGACTCAAATGCTTAAATTATAAGAGTTTAATGCAGATTTTGTGtattagaattaaaaaatacttGTGTGTAATAGAATGAAAGTCTTGTTATCTTTTAGTAATTTATCTACTTATAATAATGGATGGTTATTTgatttattcttcttttatgtAGAAATAGTTGAAATCTTCTATTTAAAATAGTAGACTAATTTGTAGGAATGCacattaagattttttttatgtacATGTCAAATTGAGTCATCGCAGCTAAAACATTTAGACTTTGTCAAATTGAACATATTTGATATATGGAATCTGAATTCTTTGTAGATTGAGCCTTTTTTATTTTGGGCctaacacttttttttttggcaAGAATGCGAACAATTTCCTTTACCCttcattttttatatgtatatgcATTATGCAATTATGCATTACACTCAATCTTTTCCTAATATAATCGCTCTCTTTGAAGAAAAGATTTAGTCAAACTTTAAAATGGAAAGGCATCCTAACGTGTATCGTCACTGTGGAATCTCAAATGCAAATCTGTTGAAAGTGGAAGACAAAACATGACAGCACCTGAAAATATATGCTATAGTCCTATGTTTTGCCTCTGATTTTCATGAAAAATAAACCCTAATAATAAGAAAGTGATAAACACATTTTTATTCCCTCATTGCTAGCTTCTTCGACTTGGTAGCTGGTATATGTCATGAAACTACTTTTTTTTGTGTgtgaatttaattaaattttaaatattttaattataaaaattttgatattatattataaaataatttttttaaaaatttaaatcgataaaaaaaatctataaataattatatctttagCTAACATAGTTATATCTCTAGCATGAAATATAATTGTTGAAGTTGTAATAATAAATTGTATGACGGAGAGATTTGAAAAATGGACAGTGATAACTGATAATATAATGGCAATAGAAATATGTTAGAAATAACGTTGGTTATTATTACATGTGCAGTTCCAACTTATCAGAAGTCTGCACTATTCTCGACTAACCAATATCATTTATATTCGCCAAAAACGGAATACATACAGACATGATAAAGCatctaataattatttaatattagcTTAGATTACAACTTTTGTGCATGAAAACCGAAAGATGAGATGCTATAAtaaagttttattttaaaaattcagaGTGCTTGGAGAATAGATACACCCCCACTGAAATTTTTTGTATGTTCAACTGTTGAAGTATACGTTTAACTAATTATTATAACTCTTTTGGCATGACAAGGCATAAAGATTTTGGCCTCATTTCTCATGCAGCagcattttatttcattttcaaGAAAGTGATTCATAATGaccaactttttctttttaaccaACTTGGATTGTTCCAGTAGTTAACTCATTCATTCCGCTTAATTAAGTATTTAGAGTTCGAATCCCACTTTAGCATACAATAACTCGTTGATCACAACGAATCCTTAAATGAAGCTTAGATCCCCGACAAATTTCATTGACCTACCGGACCGAGGGCTAGAAATAACATGAGAAACCAAATAACCAACTTTTTTTAAGCTCTATATAAATGCATTTGATAGGTGAAATTAAAATCAGAAGGCATAATCTTCTTCTCTATACATTTGTGCACACTGCCAAATGGGTGAAGTTAAGCCATATTTTGCAGTGGTTCTAATGCAATTCATATATTCAGTGATGACCTTGTTGACTAAGGCAGTTTTTAACCAAGGCATGAATAGCTCTGTGTTTATCTTCTATAGACAAATGTTGGGAACCGTTATTTTGGTCCCTCTGGCCTTCATATTTGAACGGTAATAATTATTGAATCTCAttatctcttttaattttcttcgCTATCTGAGTTTGTTTGGATATACTAGTTAGTTATCAAACTCTGACGtttctatattttattatatggTTTAGAAAAAGTGCAGTGCCACTCTCGTTCATGACTTTCTTGAAGATTTTCATGTTCTCATTTATCGGGTAACTAAAGTTTAATTATAATTCTTTATGTATATTATTGAAGGAGAATGTTAGGCATAactttcgaaaaatacaaaattaataactagGATCTAGTGTTAGGTTAAATGTAagacaaagaaaattaaatattagTTTAATATATTTTCTTGTATTTGTTTCTAAAGTAAATATAAAGAATAAATATTATTCACctaatattttagttattagATGCTGTTATAATCAAGTTAAAGAACCTTATTAATAGGTCTATAACCCTATACTACAAATTCTTGCTTTTTCAGGCTTACTCTAACCTTGAATGTTTATAGCATTGCACTTGTTTATACCTCTGCCACGTTGGGTGCTGCATTTGTTAATTGCCTCCCCGCTTCTACTTTCTTCCTTGCTGTCATTCTCAGGTAATATTATAAtttgctaaaaaaaaaaaagaaaatcactTTCTGGTGTCTTCCCCTTACTTTAAATGGAGAGagaattaagaaaaaaaagaaaaagttgcTCCAGCTAAAATCAATTTCAGGAGATTACGGTGACTTTAGGTTTTTGTAAGTAAGGAGAACATCAAGAAGAAAAAAGGTGGGACAGAGCAACAAAATATTGAATATTTGGTTACTTCTACAAGGATAGTATCACGAATGGTTAGGTAGTTCGGTCAAACATGTTAAACTATTTAATAGTTTACTAATACTATGTCTATATGAAGACGTTTTTAGGAAAGTAGCCACCATATAATGTATATTCTAATATATAACTATGAGTTATTAGAAGTATTTATGGATGAGATTTGATCTACATATCCGCGGTATTTATTTAAATTCGATTCAAAAATTGAGGATATAGATCTGATTTGTAAGGCTATCGGATTAGATTCAATTAGATCCATACACTAATAGAATCAGATTGCGAATTTTGTATAGATATCTGTATATCCGATTTATATATCCACGTatctacaaaaataaaaaaataaaaaatattaatattttattttaactaaaaattatcatacatattatattattttaatttattatttaagaaatgaatgtttaatattattttaaaagtaaaagtgtttAAAAGCACAAAAAGaatgaattttattgatattttttattaaaaataaatttttaaaaatatttttgtgttttgcggATTGGATATGTtcgatatccgatccgatccgcaaatgTACGAATCGAATCTAAGTTTAAAAACTATAGATATTATATTCGATTTGATAATTTTAGTGCGGATTAGATCAAAATTTTGATTATATCCAATCCGATCTGTATTCACCCATAATGAGTCATAAAAtcgaattatttattttctttttaatttttttttttggatatactatttttgtttttggttttaTTTAGGAATTAAATTGAAAACCTTCGAAACGAGTGAATTAGCTTAGACTTGTTACCAATTATACAGAAATTTTAAGTAgccaataatttttttttccctcTTATGTTAGAATTATCTTAAAATTATTCATCTTATAAATTTAAACTGATAAGAGAAGACAATATTAATAACTATAtctctaaaaaaaataacactaaCCAAATCTTTCTATTTTCGAACTAAAAATATTGATCTCTCAACGTTTCCCTTTAGTATATATTACTAACACTTATTAATGTAAAGGCTGTATCTATAACGACATATATATAAATGATTAAGAATGGGTGGTAGGTATATGATAATAGAAAGTTTAGGGATAAGCactattattaaaatttggtcaacatttaattagtaaaaaaaaaagtgtgaataattttatactattagatATAATCTTATACTATTAAAAACATTAATGATAGTTAATTGATAAttacaaatcacaaaatctgctggcCTTTTAGCACTCCTCATATGATAATCCCAAAAATTATAATGCAGAATGGAAAAGGTAAATATAAAGACAGAATCAGGGATTGCAAAGATTGCAAGTGTATTGCTTTGCATAGGTGGTGTGGTGATCCTTGCATTATACAAAGGACCACACTTAGTATCTGGACACCACCACACTCAACATCTTTCATCAAGAGGCCAAAAATGGATACTCGGTTCTTTACTCTTTTTCTTGGCAGTCATCACTTGGAGCTTTTGGCTTGTCATTCAGGTACTACCCACTCATCTTGCATTATTGTGCTATACAAATAAAGTTTGTTGTGTGCTTATATATCCAAAATTAATGACAGGCTCAATTTCTTAAAAGCTACCCTTCAAAGTTATATTTCACTAGCCTGCAGTGCATGTCAAGTGCAATTCAATCATTTTTGGTTGCTATAGCTTTTGAAAGAGATTTTCAGCAATGGAAGTTGGGTTGGGATATGAGACTCCTTGCAGTTGTCTACACTGTAAGTATTTAGTAACTTAGGCGAGTCACCAGTGCTACACTACCTTTAACATTGTGCTTAAGTTACTAAAAAAGGTAAAtagataatatttaattaattttaaataatttattttttattttaaatattttattttttattttaaaagataaattagaTAATTTGGACACAacaacaaaatcataaaatttaccATCAACCTAATGTAAAATATGCATAACAaagattttttctttcaatataAGTATAGTTAGGAGATTATTTTAAGGTGAAAACTTATATACAATTATTTTAATGTAAAATTGATAATTGAGTAAAATCGTTAGATGATAATTTAGTCAAACATATTAATTcgtctaataatttttaactattaacttTACATAAAGACTAACTGTATGTGAATTTTTActatcttattttaaattacataaaaatttatCTAACAAAACAAAATGATCGATTATTGCATaaaatacaatagataaatgggTGATTATGATGCCTCTATCCTACTCCTAATATTTGGTGTAACAGGGGATACTGGTGAATGGGGTGGTATACTACTTGCAAGCTTGGGTGATAGAAAAGAGAGGGCCTGTTTTCTCAATAATATGGAACCCACTCAGTTTTGTTATGTCTACCACTGGTTCTATATTGCTCTTGGGTGAGCCCCTGTGTTTAGGCAGGTCAGCTACTAATTGCATGCTTAGCTCAAAAGACAATGTATTAGTCCATTAATAAATACTGATTGTCCTAAAATATGCTATTAATTTGGATGTGTTATGCATGCATGCAGTGTTGTGGGTGGGATCATGCTGGTTCTAAGTCTCTATAGTGTTTTGTGGGGAAAAAGCAAAGAAGGAGTGAGTCATCAGAAATCACTGCCGGTTAAAGCACCAAAAGAATGTGGAGATACCAAAATAACAGAGGCAAGCGATGCACAACCACATCCACAGCAACAAAtatagttttcttttttatttatgaatcaAGAAATTAAAAGCCCTTGATTGAGGCCTATAAAGAAAAGTCAATAAGCATGACTTTTATGTACTAATGATTTGACTCTTTGAAAGAAATGGGAAACACATAATAACAAAAGTCGTTGTTGCCCGTGAAATTAATACACTCTACTTACTTACTTACAAGTAATCTTTTTTCGTGCTACATGGATGGGAAATTCGATTGACCTTGATGTTTTTAACTGTGGAAGAGATTAAGAAAatgtttgataataaaaaatatttagtaaaaatcaatcaaaatttattttatttaatatttattaattactgtaataattaataaatattaaataagataaattttgacttattttttttgtttttttaatattatggAAGAAATTACTATATTAGCATTTCTATCCTTTAATTTTTCGCACATACATGGAACTTTAGGTTATCTAGTGACTAGTATCTACCTCTGCGAGAGACTTTCATCATCAATAATTTTCAATGTTTtctaatagttaattttagagaaaattcCACTTCCATTTTTTAGAAAtgctaaaataaataaataacattctCCTTTCATTTATTTGTAAAAATACACTCtcatttttcataatttttttaaaaaaatattctttaatctattttaatttttttgtgttaactaacGTAATTTTatccattaaaaaaaataaattattttttataaaaataatctttaacaaaaattttacttttttattaaattttatttactaaaatagcctttaacaaataatttatctactgattaaattgtatttttactaaaatattctttaaaaaatttttaatgattaaattattttttttctaagacacccttcaataattttttaattaataaattataattttatcaaaatttttgttaataattatttttatactttactattaattttttgatatcaatgtatattattttaatattaaattaaaaaaatcttaccaCTGTTAATgtgtataacaattaatattaataaataatttatttcatagaactattaaaaattattgacaactttatcaaaatttaaaaataagttgAGATGCATAaatctcaaattttaaaaattaacatcTCATTCTTTCACATCTTTACAAAATAAGTTccttaataattaaaatattattgaagggtatcttaagaaaaaataatttaatcattaaaaaatttaagaaatatatattttgaaaaaaaaaatttaatcaataaaaaaataatttgttaaaggatattttggtaaacaaaatttaatcatacaaaaataaaatttttgctaaaaggtatttttgtaaaaaacaatttatttttttttttaaaaaaggtaAAGTTAATgttagttaacacaaaaaatttaaaataaattaaagaggaggttttttaaaaattataagagAGAGGATCAGAGTATAtatttcacaaataaaaaaaagaagtatCATTTTAGTATCTCTcaaaaaaagaaagtaaaatttTCTCTTAATCTTATTACAATCTATTCCCTGTTTGACATCAACTATTTTTATCATgagataaaattttaatcttttatcAAACGTTttatttcattatatttttatttgtttgcttaaagttatatttttaaaaaatattattttattctattattattatttttattttatttttctgctatttttgttattaaattacTATAACTATTATTACCGTCACTACAATTACAATTATTGTTACTATTCAAAAGAAGAAGTTAATGGAaaaatgagttttttttttataaaaaatctaatcaCATTATTGGAATAAgatattttttcaaatattgGATATTAAATAAGtacttttctttatatatatttgtttactttaaaaaaaacaaTGAAACTATGGTCAGATAACTTATTCATTATTAGTTGCaactgta
This sequence is a window from Arachis stenosperma cultivar V10309 chromosome 10, arast.V10309.gnm1.PFL2, whole genome shotgun sequence. Protein-coding genes within it:
- the LOC130956480 gene encoding WAT1-related protein At5g64700-like isoform X1, whose amino-acid sequence is MGEVKPYFAVVLMQFIYSVMTLLTKAVFNQGMNSSVFIFYRQMLGTVILVPLAFIFERKSAVPLSFMTFLKIFMFSFIGLTLTLNVYSIALVYTSATLGAAFVNCLPASTFFLAVILRMEKVNIKTESGIAKIASVLLCIGGVVILALYKGPHLVSGHHHTQHLSSRGQKWILGSLLFFLAVITWSFWLVIQAQFLKSYPSKLYFTSLQCMSSAIQSFLVAIAFERDFQQWKLGWDMRLLAVVYTGILVNGVVYYLQAWVIEKRGPVFSIIWNPLSFVMSTTGSILLLGEPLCLGSVVGGIMLVLSLYSVLWGKSKEGVSHQKSLPVKAPKECGDTKITEASDAQPHPQQQI
- the LOC130956480 gene encoding WAT1-related protein At5g64700-like isoform X2, which translates into the protein MGEVKPYFAVVLMQFIYSVMTLLTKAVFNQGMNSSVFIFYRQMLGTVILVPLAFIFERKSAVPLSFMTFLKIFMFSFIGIALVYTSATLGAAFVNCLPASTFFLAVILRMEKVNIKTESGIAKIASVLLCIGGVVILALYKGPHLVSGHHHTQHLSSRGQKWILGSLLFFLAVITWSFWLVIQAQFLKSYPSKLYFTSLQCMSSAIQSFLVAIAFERDFQQWKLGWDMRLLAVVYTGILVNGVVYYLQAWVIEKRGPVFSIIWNPLSFVMSTTGSILLLGEPLCLGSVVGGIMLVLSLYSVLWGKSKEGVSHQKSLPVKAPKECGDTKITEASDAQPHPQQQI